The segment ATCtgagtttaaattttttggcgGTCTGTTTTGTACTTATTGATTATGTTCTCATTGATTTCTTGTATAAAATTAAAGCTCTTGTGGTTAGGCCTAGAAGCAAGCTGAGTACTTAGGTTTTTTGCCGTACCCGCTACTTGACTTGCCTTGTGCAAGTACTAGAGTTTTTGGCTTGTACTTGTACTTGATTCGATCAGGTACTTAGCTAGTCAAGTacttatctatattttaaatacttgTTATTAAGTCATTTGTTTTGCTGCGTGTATATGACTCATttgaaataaacacatattaaatcaaatacctagaaattaatatattttttcatttttattacaatATCAGTAGTAAAACAAGTATTTTAATGGGTAATACATAATTTTAGAACCAATAACAAGTAATCAAAAAGTAACAAGCCGAGTATTACTTGAGTATTAGACTTGACTTGTACTTGCAAGTAATAGAATTGCAGACTTATTACTTGACAACGTCAAGTACTTAACTTTTTTTCAAGCCGAGTATGAGTCAAGTAGCATGACCGAGTAACAAGTATCAATACCCAGCCCTACTTGTGGttgtataatatatagttttaatagCAATATACAAGGTTATATTGACTCTCATGGTGTATACACAGATGAATCGGGAGAAGTTGATGAAGATGGCTAACACCGTCCGCACTGGCGGAAAGGGTACAGTCAGAAGGTAAAAAGTTtgtctttttcttcattttactTATGGTTTATGTTTATATGAACCATTTGATATTTGGCTGTAGGAAGAAGAAGGCTGTGCACAAGACCAATACAACTGATGACAAGAAGCTCCAAAGCACCCTCAAGAGGATTGGAGTTAATTCCATTCCAGCTATTGAAGAAGTTAACATCTTTAAGGATGATGTTGTTATTCAGTTCACCAACCCCAAGGGTAAATATTTCTTGATTTACCATTTTGTTTCTTGCAAACCTTTTTTCATGTTATTGATGATCATTTTGTGTCTCCTACTTAACTACAGTTCAAGCTTCAGTTGCTGCAAACACATGGGTTGTTAGCGGTTCTCCTCAGACCAAGAGTATGCATCTGATAAGCTTAAAATCTATTTACTTCATCTTTGTTTCATCTTAACCTTATTAATATAGAACTTGTTGCTTTTGTTGATTTCCTGTAGAATTGGAAGATATCCTTCCTCAGATTCTCAGCCAACTTGGTATGTTTCcatgtgatttataaacatgttACATGTTCTTCCCCCAACCAACCCCAAATCAAAGATCCTTAAAATATGTATCTGTTTCAGGACCAGACAACATGGACAATCTGAGGAAGTTAGCAGAGCAGTTTAAGAATCAAGCCCCTGTTGATGGGAATGCCTCAGCAACTGTGCAAGaggatgatgacgatgatgtcCCAGATCTTGTAGCTGGTGAGACATTCGAAGCTGCTGCTGAAGAGAAAGTAGCTGCTGCTGCTTCTTCTTAGAGAAAAAGAGCGAAATCACAACAACTTGAGAAACCGCACTTTGATTAttaaatatctttttataaatgtttgttCGCTCGATCCGTTTTTGTAGTTTTTCCGACCAGATTGTTCGTTCTCAGATAATTATTTAAGGTTTTTATCCAATTGATTGATGTTCTCAAGCCCTTTGATGAGGTTCTCTATCTCCTTAGATATGGTTTACTCGGAACTTTCATCTCGTTATAGAGATAGCAAGTCGTTACAGTATATACAAAGCTTTATATCTCGATTCAGGATAACAATATCTGCTGCATCAAAAAGGGTTTTTGCAAGTTTGGTTACCATTTTAACGTGTGAAAATAATGAGTATGCATGCATTATATCTTCTGAAACACCAGTTAATACGGTTCTTGGGTTGGCTCTTGAAGGAGCTGCAAGAGAACATGATGAAACAACACACAAAACAGACACGTATCTGATTGCTTCACATTTATTTCCCATGCGTACCTTCATATGCAAAAATTTCCGAAAACTATTTTCTTGGAGAACCTTgccaccaaaaaaaaagtgagcAAGTTTTTCCAATTTTATAATACAATCAagtttaaatcatataatttcaCTATTTTTTTGCACCTTAAATTTGAAATGATCTATATTCCTTAtgaaagtttaatttttaaaagaaccTGGTGgggaattttaaaatatttatttttgattactaagctaatttctatttttgaatCTATAGTATGaaacttaattaatataattaattaaacattAGTTTAACTTgtatctatctctctctctctcctctgtttCCTTGGTCCTCGTATAACTGACATGAACAACCAACCACGACGCCACGAATCTCCTTTTGATTCCTCCACAAGAAACCTTCCCCCGCATTGAAGCAGCGAGAAGAAGATGTTCTCGTTCGTTGGTTTCGTCTTCCTCTCCGGAGTTTTCCTCGGAATCGTCGCCATCTTGGCCGCCGAAGCTGCCGGATTGATGTATCTCGTGAAACGCTTGAACCGGAAGAGAGATTCCAAACCCGCCTCTGATCCATCCACCGATGATATCGTCAATCCTCCCAACGAGTTCTCTCTCAACAAACAGGTGAATCGATCTCAATTATCCTTCAGAAATCGAATTCTAGGGCTAGTTTTGATTGAATGGGTTGATTGATTGTTGAAGTCTTTAACATTTTCGGAGAGTTTCTCAAAGTTTGAGATGTTTGGTGATGAAATGACAGGGAATGGTTTGGATTCTGGAGGTGGATGAAGGTGTTAAGAACTGGGGAAAGGAGAAGGTACCAAAGGAgcacaagaagaagagagattTCTTGGAGGTTCATCCTCTTCGCAAGTTCGCTAGGATCAAAGATCACAAGCTGCTCTTGTCAGATGCTGGTTCTGATAGCACTCCCACGATGGTTTCTTTGAAATGCTGCTCTATTGAAGCTGTTTCTGGCAATCATCTCCCTACAAGAAAATGGTATCAGCTCTTATCTATAACCGTGTAGCAGTTTTGAGTTGTGAAATTTTTGGTAGGATCAGGTCCTTGAATATATGAAGTTTCATTGTTCTTATGGTATCTTATTTAGCTTTCTGTATAGTGAGACTTTGGTAGATGAAAGCTTCATTGCTCTTATGGCATCTTATTTAGCTTTCTGAATTGTGAGACTTTGGTGGAATCAGGTCCTTGAATATATGAAGCTTCATTGTTCTTATGGTATCTTATTTAGCAGTTTGAATTGTGAAACTTTGGTAGAACAGGTCCTTGAATATATGAAGCTTCATTGTTCTTGTGGTAACTTATATAGTTGTTTGAATTGTGAAGCTTTGTTAGAATCAGGTCCTTGAATATATGAAGTTTCATTGTTGTTTTTGAATTTCTTAGGGCGAAAAGGTTTCCTATAAAAGTTGAAAGCAAGATCTCTTCAGAGTTATACAAGGGAAACAAGGTGTTTTACATCTATCTCGAGACTTCGTGGGAGAAGGAATCTTGGTGCAAAGCTCTTCGTCTAGCTGCTTGCGATTCTCCGGAAAGGTTTATTTGGTACTCTACTAAACTGCAACAAGAGTTTCGTAGCTACGTCACGTCTCTCAATGTTGCGTATCATTCGTTTATGAAACCATCCGCTGGGTTTAGCTTTGAGACGTTTGACAAAGGGAACAGAACTGATGGTGGTGGTTCTTCAAAGGTTCGTTTGTTCTTGAAGAGGTTTTCAAGGAAGCGATCGCATCGGGAAGATAGGAAAAACTCTGTGCGTTCTTACCAAGACTCGCAACACGGAAGTAGCTCAGGGAGGAGCGGTTCAGGAAGGAAGACAGGAGATTATAGCGCTGATGAATCTGATGTGCCTGTCTTTTCACGTTCTGTGAGTCATAGCAGCAGTCAAATTTCTGGGGTTTCAGATGGAGACTCTGAAGAGAAGTTTGACATGGATGAAGGAACGTTGGCGTGGAACTTGCTGATCTCTAGGCTGTTTTTCGATCTCAAACGGAAAACAGGAGTGACGAGCTCAGTGCAAGCACGAATCCAGGTCTGCACTATCCATGATTATGAGATGAATTGATTTCTTTAACCAAACAAAGATGTATCTTTGTGTTTTAAACAGAGAGTGTTATCCAACATGAGGACTCCAAGCTACATAGGCGAGTTAATCTGCTCCGATGTCGACACTGGAAACCTCCCACCTCATATACACGGTACTCGGGTTCTTCCAATGGAGATGAGTGGTGTATGGGCGTTCGAACTAGATATTGAATACTCTGGTGAAGCGATGATTGACGTTGAAACACGGGTTGACATACGTGAGGTTGATCTGCAAAAAGGTATAACTGATACAAGGTTGCAGCCAGGGGAAGTCCCACCAAACCCTGTTGGAGGTGTTGAAGATTTTGAAAGGCAATTAGTACAAAATGGTGGATCCAACAAAACAGGCTAGTTCAATGTTTTACTGTATAATACGGATTAATGCAGTGAGAGTTCTTGCTAGAGACTACGACTGTTCTTACCATTTTTCTTGTTGGTTGCAGATGAATCCAAGGGATCAAAAGGAACGAAGACATCTCCAAATGGTGTATCTAGGTGGAAGTCTATTATTAAAAACATTGCTGAACAAGTTTCCCAGGTTGATTCTCCTTTTTTCAAATGTCTACaagacaacttttttttttgctagttGGATTTGTTAGATTGTCTCTTGTTTCTTAATTTCAGGTGCCTATCTCTTTGTCAATACGGGTGTCTTCTCTTCGAGGGACACTGAGGGTACACCTGAAGCAGCCTCCTTCTGATCAATTATGGTTTGGATTCACGAGCATGCCCGATGTAGAATTCGATCTCGCGTCTTCTGTTGGGGAACACAAAATCACCAACAGCCATGTTGCTATGTTCTTGATCAACCGGTTTAAGGTACACCTTCCACCTTTAGGGGTCTCTTCTCTTTGAGCTTACAGAATGAGCTAACATTATGATTCTACAGAGTGCAATAAGAGAAACAGTGGTTCTTCCAAACTGTGAAAGCCTAACGATTCCTTGGATGATTGCTGAAAAAGATGACTGGGTTCAACGCAACGCCGCTCCATTCATGTGGATGAATCAAGAAAGCGATCACAATAGCTCACATGCAACAGAAGCGAAATCTAAATCCGACAAGCCACCCACTTGTTCCTCCTCTGTTCACTCCGAGCAAATGCAGAAGACTGCAAACACCACTCAGAAGCCGATTATTCCTGAAGCATCTTCCTCCTGTGCTCAGTCTGAACAAGTGCAGGAAGCTGCCAGTGCCATCCAGAAACCGAATACTGAAGCAGAGGCCATGTCTACGCCATTGTCAAGATCATCCACAACATTTACATTATCAAGTGACAAATCCCGGGAAGAACTGAAAACTCCATTACTGCGACCGAGCAGCAGTGAAAAGCAATATACAAACTTAAGAGACAGGACCGGAGAGATGACTGCTGCTCAGTCACCATCTAGGTCAATACGTTCAAGCGATGAAGATGATTCAAGCGGGAAGAAACTGGGAAGGAGAGCAAGGATGCTGGGTCTTGGGAAGAAAATGGGTGAGAAGTTGGAGGAGAAGAGGCGTCACATGGAGGAAAAGAGTAGACAGATTGTTGAAAAGATGAGAGGACCTTCTTAACATAGAGAAGGAGTACGCTTTTTGCAGGTTTCATATACATAAAGCTAATTTATAGAAACAGAGGAAGTAAGGCATTGTTTTACATGTACAGCTCCTTGAGAGAAAACCATTAATGCCTCCATTTTTTGatcctttatttttattttggtaaattACAAGAAAACAGGTACTGTTCTTGACTcaattatacatataaaaaaaaacaaagagacaAACAACACAAGCAAAACAGAGATTATTGATACAAAGAGAGAACCTTCCACATGTAGCTTGGTCCGGTCTAGTAATCTTCTGGAGCCAATGGTTGGTGTGTACTGTGGCGAGGAGGTTCGTTCACGCTCGGTATGATCATGTACTCATAGATAAGTGCGGCGAGTGCACCGCCAATGAAGGGCCC is part of the Brassica rapa cultivar Chiifu-401-42 chromosome A09, CAAS_Brap_v3.01, whole genome shotgun sequence genome and harbors:
- the LOC103842730 gene encoding basic transcription factor 3, encoding MNREKLMKMANTVRTGGKGTVRRKKKAVHKTNTTDDKKLQSTLKRIGVNSIPAIEEVNIFKDDVVIQFTNPKVQASVAANTWVVSGSPQTKKLEDILPQILSQLGPDNMDNLRKLAEQFKNQAPVDGNASATVQEDDDDDVPDLVAGETFEAAAEEKVAAAASS
- the LOC103842732 gene encoding uncharacterized protein LOC103842732 is translated as MFSFVGFVFLSGVFLGIVAILAAEAAGLMYLVKRLNRKRDSKPASDPSTDDIVNPPNEFSLNKQGMVWILEVDEGVKNWGKEKVPKEHKKKRDFLEVHPLRKFARIKDHKLLLSDAGSDSTPTMVSLKCCSIEAVSGNHLPTRKWAKRFPIKVESKISSELYKGNKVFYIYLETSWEKESWCKALRLAACDSPERFIWYSTKLQQEFRSYVTSLNVAYHSFMKPSAGFSFETFDKGNRTDGGGSSKVRLFLKRFSRKRSHREDRKNSVRSYQDSQHGSSSGRSGSGRKTGDYSADESDVPVFSRSVSHSSSQISGVSDGDSEEKFDMDEGTLAWNLLISRLFFDLKRKTGVTSSVQARIQRVLSNMRTPSYIGELICSDVDTGNLPPHIHGTRVLPMEMSGVWAFELDIEYSGEAMIDVETRVDIREVDLQKGITDTRLQPGEVPPNPVGGVEDFERQLVQNGGSNKTDESKGSKGTKTSPNGVSRWKSIIKNIAEQVSQVPISLSIRVSSLRGTLRVHLKQPPSDQLWFGFTSMPDVEFDLASSVGEHKITNSHVAMFLINRFKSAIRETVVLPNCESLTIPWMIAEKDDWVQRNAAPFMWMNQESDHNSSHATEAKSKSDKPPTCSSSVHSEQMQKTANTTQKPIIPEASSSCAQSEQVQEAASAIQKPNTEAEAMSTPLSRSSTTFTLSSDKSREELKTPLLRPSSSEKQYTNLRDRTGEMTAAQSPSRSIRSSDEDDSSGKKLGRRARMLGLGKKMGEKLEEKRRHMEEKSRQIVEKMRGPS